Proteins encoded in a region of the Teredinibacter purpureus genome:
- a CDS encoding IS3 family transposase yields the protein MLQQAKLVRYAYMESLRGQFPIIKMAGWLAVSRSGYYKWREREPSFEYEYREMLRKAISETFEEFKARYGAPRLIYELHEKGFACSVNHVAKIMQEEGLKARNGKRFKYGHQGSGDNNFAENVLDRDFEATKPNEKWVSDITYIPVKNGHVYLAVIMDLFSRKIIGWSLDKTMTTDLILDALNMATSSRGCEQGLLLHSDQGVQYRSGEYVLAMHDADITPSMSRKGNCWDNAAMESFFSRLKVEEVFGQSYIGLNDAYSSVFEYIELFYNRVRRHSANDYISPAEFEEIYYQECA from the coding sequence ATACTTCAGCAAGCCAAGCTGGTGAGGTATGCCTACATGGAGTCGCTTCGTGGTCAATTCCCAATAATCAAGATGGCGGGGTGGTTAGCTGTCAGCAGATCAGGTTATTACAAATGGCGCGAACGAGAGCCTAGTTTCGAGTATGAGTATCGAGAAATGCTGCGCAAGGCTATCAGTGAGACTTTTGAGGAGTTTAAGGCACGATACGGTGCGCCTAGATTAATCTATGAGCTGCATGAAAAAGGCTTCGCTTGCTCAGTTAATCATGTTGCTAAAATTATGCAGGAAGAGGGTCTAAAGGCCCGTAACGGCAAACGCTTCAAGTATGGTCATCAAGGTTCAGGGGATAATAACTTCGCTGAAAACGTATTGGATCGCGACTTTGAGGCCACTAAGCCAAATGAAAAGTGGGTGTCGGACATTACCTATATACCGGTTAAGAACGGTCACGTTTACTTGGCGGTGATCATGGACTTGTTCTCCCGCAAGATCATTGGCTGGTCATTGGATAAAACAATGACCACGGATTTGATTTTAGATGCACTTAACATGGCCACCTCAAGTCGGGGATGCGAGCAAGGGTTGTTGCTTCACTCAGATCAGGGAGTGCAGTATCGATCCGGAGAATATGTCCTAGCGATGCACGATGCTGATATAACTCCCAGCATGAGCCGAAAGGGTAACTGTTGGGATAATGCGGCAATGGAATCCTTCTTCTCACGTCTGAAAGTAGAGGAAGTGTTTGGTCAATCGTACATAGGCTTAAATGACGCGTATTCAAGTGTGTTCGAATATATTGAATTGTTTTACAATCGCGTACGACGCCACTCTGCGAATGACTATATAAGCCCTGCAGAGTTTGAAGAAATTTATTACCAAGAGTGCGCCTAA
- a CDS encoding IS3 family transposase, with protein MTKMHVGHERNYGAIRVHPYLKNLGFPCSRRRINRLMKAYSITSIYHAYRHNRASGSNSLKVDNVLAESPPAASVGRHWAGDMTYIKTREGSVYMAAVLDLFTRKVVGWGFSRNHDADLVCGALKMSLEYEEAKPGCLFHSDQGSEYCSDIYQEAVANAGMVSSMSRAGTPTDNAFVESFFKTLKNELVHHWKFNNMVECVARIVDYVEFYNEDRLHSSLNYVSPNTYQNINV; from the coding sequence ATAACAAAGATGCATGTAGGTCATGAAAGAAATTATGGCGCTATACGAGTTCACCCATACCTAAAAAACCTAGGGTTTCCCTGTAGTCGCAGGCGGATCAACAGATTAATGAAAGCGTATTCAATAACCTCTATATACCACGCATATCGGCATAATCGCGCTTCAGGCAGTAATTCATTAAAGGTGGATAATGTATTAGCTGAGTCGCCACCAGCAGCATCGGTAGGTCGACATTGGGCTGGGGATATGACATACATTAAGACTCGAGAGGGGTCTGTATATATGGCGGCTGTACTAGACCTATTTACTCGTAAGGTTGTTGGTTGGGGTTTTTCCAGAAACCATGATGCCGATTTGGTATGCGGCGCGCTGAAGATGTCGTTGGAATATGAAGAGGCAAAACCTGGGTGTTTGTTTCATAGTGATCAGGGCTCGGAGTACTGCTCGGACATTTATCAGGAGGCCGTAGCGAACGCAGGCATGGTTAGTAGTATGAGCCGAGCTGGTACGCCAACAGATAATGCTTTTGTAGAATCATTTTTTAAGACATTAAAGAATGAATTGGTGCATCATTGGAAGTTTAATAATATGGTCGAATGTGTCGCTAGGATTGTTGACTACGTTGAGTTTTATAATGAGGATAGATTACACTCTAGCCTCAATTATGTATCACCAAATACATATCAAAATATAAATGTTTAG
- a CDS encoding IS3 family transposase, whose translation MEENRGAHKVVRMCEYLDVSTTGYYDWRERGESSRAQYDSILVDEITKMHVGHERNYGAIRVHPYLKNLGFPCSRRRINRLMKAYSITSIYHAYRHNRASGSNSLKVDNVLAESPPAASVGRHWAGDMTYIKTREGSVYMAAVLDLFTRKVVGWGFSRNHDADLVCGALKMSLEYEEAKPGCLFHSDQGSEYCSDIYQEAVANAGMVSSMSRAGTPTDNAFVESFFKTLKNELVHHWKFNNMVECVARIVDYVEFYNEDRLHSSLNYVSPNTYQNINV comes from the coding sequence ATAGAGGAGAACCGGGGGGCTCATAAGGTCGTTAGGATGTGTGAATATCTGGATGTCTCAACAACTGGCTATTACGATTGGCGCGAGCGTGGGGAAAGCAGTCGAGCGCAGTACGATAGTATTCTCGTTGATGAGATAACAAAGATGCATGTAGGTCATGAAAGAAATTATGGCGCTATACGAGTTCACCCATACCTAAAAAACCTAGGGTTTCCCTGTAGTCGCAGGCGGATCAACAGATTAATGAAAGCGTATTCAATAACCTCTATATACCACGCATATCGGCATAATCGCGCTTCAGGCAGTAATTCATTAAAGGTGGATAATGTATTAGCTGAGTCGCCACCAGCAGCATCGGTAGGTCGACATTGGGCTGGGGATATGACATACATTAAGACTCGAGAGGGGTCTGTATATATGGCGGCTGTACTAGACCTATTTACTCGTAAGGTTGTTGGTTGGGGTTTTTCCAGAAACCATGATGCCGATTTGGTATGCGGCGCGCTGAAGATGTCGTTGGAATATGAAGAGGCAAAACCTGGGTGTTTGTTTCATAGTGATCAGGGCTCGGAGTACTGCTCGGACATTTATCAGGAGGCCGTAGCGAACGCAGGCATGGTTAGTAGTATGAGCCGAGCTGGTACGCCAACAGATAATGCTTTTGTAGAATCATTTTTTAAGACATTAAAGAATGAATTGGTGCATCATTGGAAGTTTAATAATATGGTCGAATGTGTCGCTAGGATTGTTGACTACGTTGAGTTTTATAATGAGGATAGATTACACTCTAGCCTCAATTATGTATCACCAAATACATATCAAAATATAAATGTTTAG
- a CDS encoding transposase → MTKKTKNKYNHYTEDFRREAVRRSEGPDTSAAEVARELGIHPGQIYNWRRQYKRLSEKQFNGVNGVDYSKPESETVRELQRTISDLKEENEFLKKATAYFSKPSW, encoded by the coding sequence ATGACTAAAAAAACTAAGAACAAATACAACCATTACACCGAAGATTTTCGTAGGGAGGCCGTTCGACGCTCAGAAGGGCCTGACACCTCAGCTGCTGAAGTGGCGAGAGAGTTGGGTATTCACCCCGGTCAAATCTATAATTGGCGACGTCAATATAAGCGACTATCCGAAAAACAATTTAATGGTGTGAATGGTGTGGATTACTCAAAGCCTGAAAGCGAGACTGTACGCGAGCTGCAGCGGACAATAAGCGACCTGAAAGAAGAGAACGAATTCCTAAAAAAAGCGACGGCATACTTCAGCAAGCCAAGCTGGTGA
- a CDS encoding transposase, giving the protein MGLTKKKHYESYTLAFKVKAVRESKKRGVRAVDVAKALGIHPVMLYRWRQEYKEGRLSENKHMQIKAPPPKKSREDSDALKRAETRIKELEKRLASKEEEVVILKKAKRFFSDQRRKDTRS; this is encoded by the coding sequence ATGGGTTTAACAAAGAAGAAACATTACGAAAGCTACACGTTGGCTTTTAAAGTCAAGGCGGTGAGAGAGAGTAAGAAGCGTGGCGTTAGGGCGGTCGATGTTGCTAAGGCGCTTGGGATTCATCCCGTCATGCTTTACCGTTGGCGCCAAGAATATAAAGAAGGCCGTCTATCCGAGAATAAACACATGCAAATTAAAGCCCCTCCACCCAAAAAGTCTAGAGAAGACAGTGACGCACTTAAGCGCGCAGAAACGCGAATAAAGGAATTGGAAAAACGACTAGCCTCCAAAGAGGAAGAGGTCGTTATTCTAAAAAAGGCAAAACGGTTCTTCTCGGATCAGCGCAGGAAAGATACGCGTTCATAG